A window of the ANME-2 cluster archaeon genome harbors these coding sequences:
- a CDS encoding 4Fe-4S binding protein: protein MVVKKYEANGITLEIDNDKCVGAGECVDVCPVEVFELVDDKATAPNIEECTECCLCVDSCPASAISHNSC from the coding sequence ATGGTAGTAAAAAAGTATGAAGCTAATGGTATTACGCTCGAGATAGATAATGACAAATGTGTAGGTGCTGGCGAATGTGTGGACGTATGTCCGGTAGAAGTATTTGAACTGGTTGACGACAAAGCCACAGCGCCCAATATCGAAGAATGCACTGAATGCTGCCTGTGCGTGGACTCATGTCCGGCAAGCGCCATTAGTCATAATTCTTGTTGA
- a CDS encoding ATP-binding protein, whose product MRYIIKSIYPVQERRYFTDREAELAMLARNSERILDGSGKNICFIGLRRIGKSLILKEYISREKDKPILPVYMDLERLDTTPEFFAVQYVGQILRWFLDDVDIVPYLDINGLVKKVADTNSNTAVETVHSIFDELNKAKPNQRLLLELAFIFPERFANEQDIHIILMLDEFQRIHEIDNFPQIHDIIGLLRSIIQTQSRTHYVVAGSAIRMLEKVFGEADSPFFAQFRVERVAYFEKKATFDLAQKITGISDSKVLGKIHDLTFGHPYYIYSICERLNELGEMNVNGARKAFALEALLKNGSINLMCRYFFENSMSRVRGDALMRTILHQLAKEDGVRLTDIAQSIKRKDGVTRNMLERLIDIDLIVKEDKRYYFRDPVLRYWIMNVYEGVEFDTMPGKRVIEDMVRDIEEKFEKASTELGIAKEYELKYALEKYLGFHLDKYLKDGIEFDLVGVNDDIVHIFEIKWRAKETGYREIEKFMAKTTASEFAQHPRKLILISRRGFTRQATEYAKSKKIILVTQSEIPAIKELIR is encoded by the coding sequence ATGCGGTATATAATTAAAAGCATCTATCCCGTACAAGAGCGAAGGTATTTTACTGACAGGGAAGCTGAACTTGCCATGCTTGCCAGAAATAGCGAGAGGATCTTAGACGGCTCTGGCAAAAACATATGCTTCATAGGTCTTCGCAGAATTGGTAAAAGTTTGATACTTAAGGAATACATTTCAAGGGAAAAAGATAAACCTATCCTTCCGGTTTACATGGACCTTGAGCGCCTGGACACCACACCTGAATTTTTTGCAGTCCAGTATGTGGGCCAGATCTTGCGTTGGTTCCTGGACGACGTAGATATAGTCCCTTATCTTGATATTAATGGTCTTGTCAAAAAAGTAGCAGACACTAACAGTAATACGGCTGTAGAAACGGTTCATTCGATATTCGATGAACTCAATAAAGCGAAACCAAATCAGCGCTTGTTACTGGAACTTGCATTTATTTTTCCAGAAAGGTTTGCGAATGAACAGGACATTCATATCATACTTATGCTTGATGAGTTCCAGCGAATACATGAGATTGATAATTTTCCGCAAATACATGACATAATTGGTCTGCTGCGTTCCATAATCCAGACCCAGTCAAGAACTCATTATGTAGTCGCCGGTTCTGCGATAAGGATGCTTGAGAAGGTGTTCGGGGAAGCAGACTCCCCATTTTTTGCCCAGTTCAGGGTGGAAAGGGTGGCATACTTTGAGAAAAAAGCAACTTTTGACCTGGCGCAAAAGATAACAGGCATTAGCGATTCAAAGGTCCTGGGGAAGATACATGACCTGACATTCGGGCATCCATATTACATTTATTCCATTTGTGAGCGCCTGAATGAACTTGGTGAGATGAATGTAAACGGGGCCAGAAAAGCCTTTGCACTTGAAGCGCTGCTTAAAAATGGCAGTATAAATCTTATGTGCAGGTATTTTTTCGAGAACAGCATGTCCAGGGTTCGCGGGGATGCGCTTATGAGGACAATACTTCACCAACTGGCAAAAGAAGATGGAGTAAGGCTTACAGATATCGCACAGTCTATCAAACGCAAAGACGGGGTCACAAGGAACATGCTTGAACGCCTGATAGATATTGACCTGATCGTGAAGGAGGATAAACGCTATTATTTCCGGGACCCGGTCTTACGATACTGGATAATGAATGTATACGAAGGTGTTGAGTTTGATACCATGCCCGGCAAAAGGGTTATTGAAGATATGGTGCGTGACATTGAAGAGAAGTTCGAGAAAGCATCTACTGAACTCGGTATTGCAAAAGAATATGAATTGAAGTATGCTCTTGAAAAGTACCTTGGATTTCATCTTGACAAATATTTAAAAGATGGTATTGAGTTCGACCTGGTAGGTGTAAATGACGATATTGTGCATATCTTTGAGATCAAATGGCGCGCTAAAGAAACAGGTTACAGGGAAATCGAAAAATTCATGGCAAAGACCACAGCATCAGAATTTGCACAACATCCCAGGAAACTTATATTGATAAGCAGGCGCGGGTTTACCAGGCAGGCCACAGAGTATGCCAAAAGCAAGAAAATAATATTGGTTACACAAAGTGAGATTCCAGCGATCAAGGAACTTATCAGGTAA
- the glyS gene encoding glycine--tRNA ligase, translating to MDIYDSVIELAKRRGFLWNSFEIYGGTAGFYDYGPLGAMLKRRIENIWRDIYVINEGYYEIEVPTIGIEDVFVASGHVGGFSDPLTECVKCHESFRADHLVEDFARNPDTLTPDELSVIIKENNIRCPDCGGELGGVYEFNLMFSTSIGPGSKRVGYLRPETAQGMFVDFPRLLRFYREKLPFGVTQIGKAYRNEISPRQGVIRLREFTQAEAEIFVDPRDKSHPGFDSIRDNVLILYSDPAQSSGKDQIEMSLGEAVEQGIIAHQFLAYALAMTHQFLVRVGVSPERLRFRQHMKDEMAHYAIDCWDAEILSDRFGWVEIVGIADRTDYDLKAHSRVSKADLSVYVEYDEPRVVEKVVVKPDMGKIGPAFKGKAKAVMDALKSMDAGNKLDSKSNQMISIQVDGEQVDIPPDMYEIQQVTETIHGENIVPHVIEPSFGIDRIIYAVLEHAFREEEVHGEDVVKGEDEVQGKDKVKSEDEGRIVLGLKSEVAPVQAAVLPLLTREELIEPARNIESALKHKGVMAAYDDSGTIGRRYRRNDEIGTPYSITVDYDTLEDGTITIRDRDSMKQVRAPADTIADTIHDLIQGYTRFEDAGTPIA from the coding sequence ATGGATATATATGACAGTGTTATCGAACTGGCCAAGAGGCGCGGCTTCCTCTGGAACTCGTTCGAAATTTACGGCGGAACAGCCGGGTTCTATGACTACGGGCCTCTGGGCGCCATGCTTAAGCGCAGGATAGAAAATATCTGGCGCGATATTTATGTCATTAACGAAGGTTACTACGAAATTGAGGTGCCTACCATCGGTATAGAGGACGTGTTCGTAGCTTCAGGACACGTTGGTGGGTTCTCAGACCCGCTGACCGAATGTGTGAAGTGCCACGAATCTTTCAGGGCAGACCATCTCGTAGAGGATTTTGCCCGCAATCCTGACACGCTAACCCCGGATGAACTTTCTGTTATTATCAAGGAGAATAATATCAGATGTCCTGACTGCGGTGGCGAACTGGGCGGCGTGTACGAGTTCAACCTCATGTTCAGCACATCCATCGGTCCCGGCTCCAAACGTGTCGGTTACCTGCGTCCTGAAACCGCACAGGGCATGTTCGTGGATTTCCCCAGGCTGCTGCGCTTTTACAGGGAAAAACTGCCCTTTGGCGTCACCCAGATAGGAAAAGCATACCGCAATGAGATATCACCACGCCAGGGTGTCATCAGGTTGCGGGAGTTCACCCAGGCAGAGGCTGAGATCTTCGTAGACCCCAGGGACAAGAGTCATCCCGGCTTCGACAGCATCCGGGATAATGTGCTGATCCTGTATTCAGACCCGGCCCAGTCATCAGGCAAGGACCAGATCGAGATGAGCCTGGGCGAGGCAGTGGAGCAGGGTATAATCGCCCACCAGTTCCTGGCATATGCACTTGCAATGACCCACCAGTTCCTGGTGCGGGTGGGCGTATCCCCTGAACGGCTGCGCTTCAGGCAGCATATGAAGGATGAGATGGCCCATTATGCAATAGACTGTTGGGATGCCGAAATACTGTCGGACAGGTTCGGCTGGGTGGAGATCGTGGGTATAGCCGACCGTACCGACTATGACCTTAAAGCCCACAGCAGGGTGAGCAAGGCCGACCTGTCAGTGTACGTGGAATATGATGAACCCAGGGTTGTGGAAAAAGTGGTGGTCAAACCTGATATGGGTAAGATAGGACCTGCATTCAAGGGCAAGGCAAAGGCCGTAATGGATGCATTGAAGTCAATGGATGCCGGAAATAAATTAGATTCAAAAAGCAATCAGATGATCAGTATCCAGGTTGACGGAGAACAGGTGGACATACCTCCTGATATGTACGAGATACAGCAGGTGACCGAGACCATACACGGTGAGAACATCGTGCCCCATGTTATTGAACCCTCATTCGGTATAGACCGTATTATCTATGCGGTGCTCGAACATGCTTTCAGGGAAGAGGAAGTGCATGGCGAAGACGTGGTGAAGGGCGAGGACGAAGTACAGGGTAAAGACAAGGTGAAGAGCGAGGATGAAGGTAGGATCGTACTTGGACTGAAGAGCGAAGTAGCGCCGGTACAGGCTGCCGTGCTGCCGCTGTTGACCCGTGAGGAACTGATAGAGCCTGCACGAAATATAGAATCCGCGCTCAAGCACAAAGGTGTGATGGCGGCCTATGATGATTCGGGCACTATCGGCAGACGTTACCGCAGGAATGACGAGATCGGCACGCCGTATTCCATTACAGTAGATTACGATACCCTGGAGGACGGTACGATCACCATCCGTGACCGCGATTCCATGAAGCAGGTCCGCGCCCCTGCTGATACCATCGCAGACACCATACATGACCTGATACAAGGCTATACCAGATTCGAGGATGCCGGTACCCCAATTGCATAA
- a CDS encoding inositol-3-phosphate synthase, with protein sequence MGNIKIGIVGIGNCASSLIQGLEYYKNRDSNDSNGLMHWDISGYKPYNIEVVAAFDIDKRKVGVDVSKAIFTLPNCTTTFCSEIPKTGIRVSMGKALDGYSSHMADYDEDRTFILSDEKEPSKEDVVRILQESGAEMLLNYCPVGSEDASKFYAECALEAGVGFINNIPVFIASDPVWAAKFEEKGIPIIGDDIKAQIGATITHRTLVDLFEKRGVKLDRTYQLNTGGNTDFLNMLNRNRLASKKTSKTEAVQSVLGERLDPDNIHIGPSDYVPWQKDNKVCFIRMEGRLFGDVPMDLELRLSVEDSPNSAGVSIDAIRCCKLALERGIGGALLSPSSFFMKHPPEQYTDDVAYQYTEDFIADKREN encoded by the coding sequence ATGGGAAATATTAAAATCGGGATTGTAGGGATCGGTAATTGTGCAAGTTCATTGATCCAGGGCCTTGAGTACTATAAAAACAGGGACAGCAATGATTCAAATGGATTGATGCACTGGGATATCAGCGGTTATAAGCCTTATAATATCGAAGTAGTTGCTGCTTTTGATATTGACAAGCGTAAAGTGGGTGTGGATGTTTCCAAAGCCATTTTTACATTGCCGAACTGTACAACAACATTTTGCAGTGAAATCCCAAAAACAGGTATCAGGGTAAGTATGGGAAAGGCACTTGACGGCTATTCTTCCCATATGGCGGATTATGACGAAGATCGTACATTCATACTGTCCGATGAGAAAGAACCATCAAAAGAAGACGTAGTAAGGATATTACAGGAATCCGGTGCTGAGATGCTCCTGAACTACTGCCCGGTTGGCTCAGAAGATGCTTCAAAATTCTATGCTGAATGTGCCCTGGAAGCAGGTGTGGGTTTTATTAATAATATTCCTGTCTTTATTGCCAGTGACCCTGTGTGGGCGGCAAAGTTTGAGGAAAAGGGTATCCCAATAATCGGGGATGACATAAAGGCCCAGATCGGTGCCACTATCACACACAGGACACTGGTGGACCTGTTCGAAAAGAGGGGAGTTAAACTGGATAGAACCTACCAGTTGAATACAGGCGGCAATACTGACTTTCTTAATATGCTCAACAGGAACAGGCTTGCTTCTAAGAAGACATCAAAAACAGAAGCAGTCCAATCAGTACTTGGTGAAAGACTTGATCCTGACAACATCCATATCGGGCCAAGTGATTATGTTCCCTGGCAGAAGGATAACAAGGTTTGTTTTATCAGGATGGAGGGCAGGCTTTTCGGCGATGTTCCCATGGACCTGGAACTGCGGTTGTCTGTTGAGGACTCCCCTAATTCGGCAGGAGTATCCATTGATGCCATCAGGTGCTGCAAGCTGGCGCTCGAAAGGGGCATTGGTGGTGCACTTTTATCTCCTTCATCCTTTTTCATGAAGCATCCTCCGGAACAATATACTGATGATGTGGCATACCAGTACACAGAGGATTTCATAGCAGATAAAAGAGAGAATTAA
- a CDS encoding molybdopterin biosynthesis protein, with translation MERKEFRELISSQHARQVISQIHLEPGILELGLKEALGRVLAEDITAEVDVPGFDRASMDGYAVRAKDTYLAREDKPVTLKLAGSVDTGSVPDVKVSKGTAVEISTGAMMPVGADAVVMVEYTRTEGSSVHIMRPVSVNENVIHAGSDIMVGERVLQAGTRLTPREIGVLSAVGVQHIKARNLVVGIISTGSELVPPGSKLGSGMVYDINSYSIGAAARECGAEVKYYGIVRDNRPYMEEILGRAVDECQLVITSGSTSAGAGDMMYRIIGERGKELIHGIDIKPGKPVIVGIVDDTPVFGLPGYPTSALTIFNEFTAPLIRHTLGLSSSRSTVRAQMAVDYHSPGRRQLLTVGLVRGQAYPVDKGSGAITTLADADGFIEIDPRVEMLDAGDEVVVTLMGDVKSPDVLFIGSHCLGFEALMRLLPFSVRMINTGSTGGMIAVRDGIADMGGVHLMDETGKYNLSFFKTFGLDNAVLVKGYLRDQGLIVEPGSDIVGFEDIVGRRMINRTRGSGTRVFTDMKLKEVAKKRKTGFDELCAAIEGYDTEARTHSAVAASVRLGRADVGVGIRSAAELNGLKFIYIADEEYDFVVQEKFIESEMGKIFLEVLQSDEFCDSLPAGMRTYNMSGKVMDNDM, from the coding sequence ATGGAAAGAAAAGAGTTCAGGGAACTGATATCATCACAGCATGCCAGGCAGGTTATCAGCCAGATACACCTTGAGCCCGGGATATTGGAACTGGGATTGAAAGAAGCCCTGGGTAGAGTGCTGGCTGAGGATATTACTGCAGAGGTGGATGTCCCGGGTTTTGACCGTGCCTCTATGGATGGATATGCCGTACGTGCAAAAGATACATATCTGGCAAGAGAGGACAAGCCGGTAACACTAAAACTTGCAGGCAGTGTTGATACAGGCTCTGTTCCTGATGTTAAGGTAAGCAAAGGTACGGCAGTGGAGATATCAACCGGTGCCATGATGCCTGTCGGTGCCGATGCGGTAGTGATGGTAGAATACACCAGGACTGAAGGCAGCAGCGTCCATATTATGCGTCCGGTCTCTGTTAATGAGAATGTTATCCATGCGGGCTCGGATATCATGGTGGGAGAAAGAGTGCTGCAGGCAGGTACCAGGTTGACACCAAGGGAGATCGGTGTGCTGTCTGCAGTAGGAGTGCAGCACATTAAGGCCAGGAATCTGGTCGTAGGAATAATATCAACAGGGTCGGAACTTGTCCCGCCAGGCAGCAAACTGGGGTCGGGTATGGTCTATGATATCAATTCATATTCTATTGGTGCAGCAGCCAGGGAATGTGGTGCAGAGGTCAAGTACTATGGTATTGTCAGGGACAACCGTCCCTATATGGAAGAGATACTGGGCCGTGCCGTGGATGAATGCCAGCTCGTAATAACATCGGGCAGCACTTCGGCTGGTGCAGGTGATATGATGTACCGTATCATAGGTGAGCGTGGCAAGGAACTTATCCATGGTATCGATATCAAGCCAGGAAAACCAGTAATAGTTGGCATAGTGGATGACACACCAGTCTTCGGGCTGCCAGGTTATCCAACATCCGCACTCACAATTTTCAATGAATTCACTGCACCTCTTATCAGGCATACCCTGGGATTATCCAGCTCAAGGTCCACGGTAAGGGCACAAATGGCAGTGGATTATCATTCACCAGGGCGGCGGCAGTTACTAACAGTGGGTCTTGTAAGAGGCCAGGCATATCCGGTAGATAAGGGGTCCGGTGCCATAACAACACTGGCAGATGCAGATGGTTTCATTGAGATAGACCCCAGGGTAGAGATGCTTGATGCAGGTGATGAAGTGGTAGTTACCCTGATGGGGGATGTAAAATCCCCTGACGTGCTTTTCATAGGCAGCCATTGCCTGGGTTTTGAGGCACTGATGCGCCTTTTGCCCTTTAGTGTGAGAATGATAAATACCGGCAGTACAGGAGGAATGATAGCGGTAAGGGATGGGATCGCTGACATGGGCGGAGTGCATCTGATGGACGAAACAGGGAAGTACAACCTCTCGTTCTTCAAGACCTTTGGACTGGATAATGCCGTGCTTGTCAAAGGTTACCTGCGGGACCAGGGACTTATTGTAGAACCTGGCAGTGACATTGTGGGATTTGAAGACATTGTGGGCAGAAGGATGATAAACCGTACGCGGGGTTCGGGCACAAGGGTGTTTACGGATATGAAACTAAAGGAAGTGGCCAAAAAGAGAAAAACAGGATTTGATGAACTGTGTGCTGCAATCGAAGGATATGATACAGAGGCCAGAACACACAGTGCAGTTGCGGCGTCCGTTCGTTTGGGAAGAGCTGATGTGGGTGTAGGGATCAGGTCGGCGGCTGAATTGAACGGGTTGAAATTCATCTATATTGCTGATGAGGAATATGATTTTGTCGTACAGGAAAAGTTCATTGAAAGTGAGATGGGCAAGATATTCCTTGAAGTACTGCAAAGTGACGAATTTTGTGACAGTTTGCCTGCAGGTATGAGGACATATAACATGAGCGGTAAGGTCATGGATAATGATATGTAA
- a CDS encoding NAD(P)/FAD-dependent oxidoreductase, with product MKALIIGGGLGGLLTAARLVKAGHRIEIFERQALIGGRFINLDYKGYKLTSGALHMIPHGSRGPLASMLRQVGADVKIVTSSPPAMLRIPDNGSVRDIPFKNFSSPLSLTDKLKLFYLNTKSRFVKPGDESFKDWFFPFIKDPWLIKFANAYCGWALSMRCDDVSVREMLAIIDNMRRYGGPGVPMGGCSAIINALEQVILSGGGIIHTNSQVDQILIVDSRAVGVEAGGETIPGDVVISDIGHQLTAQLYDHPDTDEFKEYTAALNSARPAPGIKICLGANMPLIGHSGILLTPYARRVNGINEVTSIDPSLAPPGKHLIMSHQALQSDDIQSEIELGLKDLEDIFHKDDYEVLMVQTYRNGWPVNRAGSGSDLGNTTPIKGLYIVGDGAKGKGGIEVEGVAMGVENTIGLLQNFKTNYAR from the coding sequence ATGAAAGCCCTGATAATAGGCGGGGGCTTAGGCGGCCTGCTCACAGCAGCGCGGCTCGTAAAGGCAGGGCACAGGATTGAAATCTTTGAACGCCAGGCCCTTATCGGCGGGCGGTTCATAAACCTTGACTACAAAGGCTATAAACTGACATCCGGCGCCTTGCACATGATACCTCACGGCTCCAGGGGCCCGCTGGCATCCATGCTCAGGCAGGTAGGTGCTGATGTTAAGATAGTCACCTCATCGCCCCCGGCCATGCTCAGGATACCTGATAACGGCAGTGTCAGGGACATACCCTTTAAAAATTTCTCCAGCCCCCTTTCCCTGACCGACAAACTGAAACTATTCTACCTCAATACCAAATCCAGATTCGTAAAACCTGGTGATGAAAGTTTTAAAGACTGGTTCTTCCCTTTCATTAAGGACCCCTGGCTCATCAAATTTGCAAATGCTTATTGTGGATGGGCATTGAGCATGCGCTGTGATGATGTATCTGTCAGGGAAATGCTTGCAATAATTGACAATATGCGCCGCTATGGCGGTCCAGGCGTGCCTATGGGGGGGTGCAGTGCCATCATCAATGCCCTGGAACAGGTCATACTCTCAGGCGGCGGCATAATACATACCAATAGTCAGGTCGACCAGATACTGATAGTGGACAGCAGGGCAGTGGGAGTTGAGGCCGGTGGCGAGACAATACCGGGGGATGTAGTCATAAGCGATATCGGGCACCAGTTAACAGCACAGTTATATGACCACCCTGACACAGATGAGTTCAAAGAATACACAGCAGCACTGAATTCGGCCAGACCAGCGCCAGGTATCAAGATATGCCTGGGCGCAAACATGCCGCTGATAGGGCATAGCGGTATATTGCTCACGCCTTATGCCAGGCGGGTAAACGGCATCAACGAGGTTACATCTATAGACCCGTCCCTGGCACCGCCTGGAAAACATCTGATCATGTCACATCAGGCATTACAATCTGATGATATCCAGTCTGAGATAGAACTGGGACTGAAAGACCTTGAAGATATATTCCACAAAGATGACTATGAGGTACTGATGGTCCAGACCTACCGGAACGGCTGGCCTGTGAACCGGGCAGGTTCGGGGTCAGACCTGGGCAATACCACGCCCATTAAGGGACTTTACATCGTGGGGGACGGTGCCAAGGGCAAGGGCGGTATCGAGGTGGAAGGCGTGGCAATGGGGGTAGAGAACACTATTGGGCTATTACAGAATTTTAAAACGAATTATGCCAGATAG
- the aglJ gene encoding S-layer glycoprotein N-glycosyltransferase AglJ has protein sequence MQPDEVCIFIPTMNESHTIGDLVDEFMSMGFSNILVLDGHSKDGTADIAREKGANVVMQTGKGKGQAVMQAFDIIDSPYLIMIDGDGTYLPGEVNLIMDALAEGAGHVIGNRFANPGKDAFTRLNKIGNRILNKLFGFAYGEWLSDILSGYRGFTRETISNMVLNQTGFEIETEITVECVRQEVDIKVVPITYLARPGGAATKLNPITDGFRIGRTIFKMAKMNNPLFYFSVMGGVTILIGLVIGIYVVNEWMAGVTHVLLAMLTTLIIIGGIQMFIFAMMGDLIASLHKETMRALRKQK, from the coding sequence ATCCAACCAGATGAGGTTTGCATCTTCATCCCCACAATGAATGAATCCCATACCATAGGTGATCTGGTCGACGAATTCATGTCAATGGGATTTTCCAATATCCTGGTACTGGACGGCCACAGCAAGGATGGTACGGCAGATATTGCCAGGGAGAAGGGTGCCAATGTCGTAATGCAGACCGGTAAGGGAAAAGGACAGGCTGTTATGCAGGCCTTTGACATTATCGACAGCCCGTATCTGATCATGATAGACGGTGATGGTACATACCTGCCTGGTGAAGTTAACCTCATCATGGATGCACTTGCAGAAGGGGCCGGACATGTTATAGGTAACAGGTTTGCAAACCCGGGTAAAGATGCCTTCACCAGATTGAACAAGATAGGGAACAGGATCCTTAACAAGCTCTTTGGATTCGCTTATGGGGAATGGCTCAGTGATATATTATCCGGATACAGGGGTTTCACAAGGGAGACAATCTCAAATATGGTACTGAACCAGACCGGGTTTGAGATAGAGACCGAGATCACTGTTGAATGTGTCAGGCAAGAGGTTGATATCAAAGTGGTACCCATTACTTACCTTGCCAGGCCCGGAGGGGCAGCCACTAAGTTAAATCCTATAACCGACGGGTTCAGGATAGGGAGGACGATATTCAAAATGGCAAAAATGAATAATCCTTTATTTTATTTCAGTGTGATGGGAGGAGTGACCATTCTTATCGGATTGGTCATCGGTATATACGTTGTGAACGAGTGGATGGCCGGGGTCACACATGTTTTGCTGGCGATGTTGACCACACTTATCATAATAGGCGGGATACAGATGTTCATCTTTGCTATGATGGGTGATCTTATCGCTTCTCTTCACAAGGAAACAATGAGGGCTCTTAGAAAACAGAAGTAA